The following proteins are encoded in a genomic region of Thermoanaerobaculum aquaticum:
- a CDS encoding sulfotransferase domain-containing protein produces the protein MTHWKAGSQWIYRILLDCCADRIVPPELENAQFLKKPIESGKVYPTVYVTRDEYFSVDLPEHSYRFVVIRDLRDTLVSAYFSIRFSHPTISPYLEEQRNILNSISFEDGLLYLMDEFLPGCAAIVSSWVDSGERVIRYEDLLERDVQILESVLLDKCHLPVSRERLREAVEANRFERITGGRPRGQEDVMAHERKAVPGDWKTYFTPRVTEAFKERYGIVLVTSGYER, from the coding sequence GTGACGCACTGGAAGGCCGGTTCGCAATGGATTTACAGAATTTTACTCGATTGTTGCGCCGATCGCATTGTCCCCCCAGAGCTCGAGAACGCGCAGTTCTTGAAGAAGCCGATTGAATCGGGAAAAGTGTATCCGACGGTGTACGTCACTAGGGACGAGTACTTCAGCGTGGACCTTCCTGAGCATTCCTACCGCTTTGTGGTTATCAGGGATTTACGGGATACATTGGTGTCGGCATACTTTAGCATCAGATTCAGTCATCCTACAATCTCTCCTTACCTCGAAGAGCAGCGAAATATCTTAAATTCTATCTCTTTTGAGGACGGGCTTTTGTATCTGATGGACGAGTTCCTTCCCGGCTGCGCTGCCATAGTCAGTTCGTGGGTTGACTCTGGAGAGCGAGTGATTCGCTACGAAGATCTTTTGGAGCGGGACGTCCAGATATTGGAATCCGTTCTTCTGGACAAATGCCACCTGCCTGTCTCGCGTGAGCGGCTTCGCGAGGCAGTGGAAGCAAATCGCTTCGAGCGAATTACCGGCGGGCGCCCGAGGGGGCAGGAGGATGTGATGGCTCACGAGCGAAAGGCAGTCCCAGGTGATTGGAAAACTTATTTTACCCCTCGAGTAACTGAAGCTTTCAAGGAACGTTACGGGATAGTGTTGGTAACCAGTGGTTATGAGAGGGA